The Obesumbacterium proteus DNA window CATTCACGAATAACATCGGCAAACGCCTGATTAATCGTGACGACAAAATCGGGCTTACGTAAAAATTTCGCCATGCTACGGCTGATGTGCAACTCATGGGGGAATAAAACCGCACGTGGATCGGGCGACCACCAGAGGATGATATCCCCTGGCGTGAACCATGGGAATATCCCCGCACCGTAGGCGGCAAGTAGACGGGCAGGACGTAAATCCCCGCCAATGGCCAGTAACCCGTTCGGTTCACGCAGTGCGAGATCCGTTGGGGGAAATAGCGTTGATTGCCGATCCAGTTGCATGATGCGCATCAAAATATCCCAATCTGAATGAAAAACATCATAGGCCTTGTTAATGATTACCCGTATTAACTATAGCCGCTGGCACAGTTGATAATATCGGCCTTTTTCTTCCAGAAGTTTAGCGTGATGACCTTGTTCGACGATCTGACCATTTTCCATCACGCAGACCCGATCCATTTTATCTAAGCCTTGCAGGCGGTGAGTAATTAAGATCAGCGTTTTGTGTTGGCAGTGCTGCATGATCAGCTCAAGAATTTGCTTCTCTGTGTCAGCGTCTAAGCCTTCAGTAGGTTCATCCAATAGCAGCAGCGGGGAGCGATGCAGTAGCGCGCGGGCAATACCTAAGCGACGCTGTTCGCCGCCTGAAAGCGGTCGGCCGCCGTCACCGAGCCATGCATTTAGACCAGTGTCTTCTAACAATTTACCTAAGCCAACCTGTTCCAATACGGTTTTTAATTCCAGATCGGTCGCTTGGTCATTGGCGATTTTTAAATTATCACGCAGCGTTGAGCTGAAAACATGTACACGCTGGCTGACGACGCCAGTGGCTTGTCGCAGCGTTGCTTCATCAAAGGCAGGCAGCGGCATGTCATTTAGACGAATTTCGCCCTGAGAGCAGTCCCATGCGCGAGTTATCAGCTGTAACAGCGTTGATTTACCACAGCCGGTACGTCCGAGCAGGGCGATTTTCTCTCCGGGCTGTACAGAAAGGGAAATGTCGTTAAGCACTGAAACCGGCTGGTTCGGATAGCTGAAACTAACGTGGTCAATGTTAACGGCAATCTGTTCGCTCAGTGCGGGGCCTGATAGAGGGAATGTGACCTCGGGCTTTTGGTCGATCATCTGCGCTACGCGGGTTGCTGATGCTGTGACCTGTCCCAAATGCTGGAAGGCGCCGGCAACCGGTGCTAAGGCTTCAAACGCGGCCAGTGAGGAGAAGACAAACAGCGCTATCAGCGCCCCCGGCTGAGCATAGTGCCCAACGCCTCCGGCGGCGAGCCAGAGCATTAAGGTAAACGTGAGCCCCGATGCCAAAATCATCAAAGCCTGTGCAGCACCGGTTAAAGACGCTTGTCTCTGCTGTTGCTGTTGCCACTGGCGTTCTTTGGCATCCAGCGCCTGACGGAAACGGTCAGCCGCGCCGTAGATGGCGAGTTCTGCTTGTCCTGCGACCCACGTAATCAATAGGGTGCGGTAGTCGGCACGGAGTTCAGTTAACGCAATCCCTACGGGCTTTCCTGCTTGATAAAAACCCAGCGGCAAGCAAAACAGCAACAGCAACATGATGCCGCCCAGCGTGATTGCCAATGTAGGATCGAACCACGATAAACCAGCCGTAACGACCACGATCACCACGATGGCGCTAATCAGCGGAGATATCACGCGGAGATAGAGATGATCGAGGGTGTCTACATCGGCAACCAAACGGTTGAGTAACTCGGCCTGACGAAAACGCGCAATGGCTCCCGGCGACAGCGGCAGTATTTTACTGAAGGTAAATACGCGCAGATGGGAAAGCACGCGAAACGTTGCATCATGGCTGACAACGCGCTCGGCGTAGCGTCCTGCGGTACGGATAATCGCCGCGCCGCGGACACCCGCAGCGGGCAGCATATAGTTAAACGTCATCAGCCCCGCAAGACCAGCCAGCGCTGAGGCCGCAAGGAACCAGCCTGAAAGCATCAATAGTCCAATGCTGGCGAGAAGGGTAACGATAGCCAGAACCACGCCCAGTGAAATGAGGAACCAGTGGCGACGATAGAGTGCTAAAAACGGCAAAAGTACGCGCATGGTTATAGCTCCTTACTACGGGTTGCAAGCAGATCGGCAAAGGGCCCTTTTTGCTGGCTGAGTTCGGCATAAGCGCCGCGCTGAACCAGCTTGCCATTATCCATCACCCAAATTTGGTCGTAGGTACTCACATCGTCTAGCTGATGAGTCACCATCAGCGTGGTTTGTTGATGGGAGGCCTCAGACAGTGCCTGCATGACAAGCTGCTCGCTGTGTGCATCCAAACTGGCAGTGGGTTCATCCAACAACAAGAGGCGGCATGGACGAAGCAAGGCACGCGCCACGGCAACACGCTGTGCTTGGCCGACCGAAAGGCGAGCAGCACCCTCACCGATTTCTGTATCAACGCCAGCGTTTAGCAGGGGTAAAAACTCGGTGACATGCGTACGTTCTAATGCGGTGGTTAGCTGTGTCTCAGTGGCATGAGGAGCGCCGAGCAGCACATTGGCGCGCAGCGTGGTTTCAGGCAGATTGGGGTTTTGCCCAACCCAGCCGAGGAGCTGACGCCAGCTCGCAGGCGTTAATTCACGTAGCTCTTTCCCATCAACCAACAGGGAGCCGCGATAGGGCAGGAAGCCGAGCAAGACGTTAATCAACGAACTTTTCCCTGCGCCGCTAAAGCCTACCAGCGCAATTCTCTGTCCTGCATCAATGCTGAACGTCAGTGGTCCAGCCAGCACTTTTCCCTGTGGAGATAATACTTCTAGCTCTGAAGCGACAATGCTAACGGAATGCGTGCCCGTTAACTGTTCTTGGCCTTGGCCCTGCGTTGGGCTTTCCGCGTCTTCTGCTAAGAAAGTCACCAGAGATTCAGCCGCGCCCACCGCCTGCGCTTTCGCGTGGTAAAAAGTGCCCAAATCACGCAGCGGTTGGAAGAATTCTGGCGCCAAAATAAGCACCAGAAAACCAGCAAAAAGCGTCACGCTGGTGCCATAGCTACCAAAATTGAGTTCACCCAGATAAGAAAAACCAAAATAGACCGCCACTACGGCGATTGAAATGGAGGTAAAGAACTCCAGCACCGCAGAGGAAAGAAATGCCATACGTAGCACTTCCATCGTGCGGCTGCGGAAATCTTCCGACGAACGACGGATATTGTCGGTTTCAGCGGCGGCGCGATTAAACAGACGCAGCGTATCTAATCCGCGCAAGCGATCGAGGAAGTTGCCGCTTAAGCGTCCTAATGCCAAGAAGTTCCGGCGGTTAGCATCGGCGGCACCCATGCCAACTAGTGCCATAAACAGCGGGATCAGCGGCGCGGTGACCAGCAAGATCATGCCTGCGGCCCAGTTTATCGGGAATACGGTGATCAGAATCAACAGCGGGATTAGGGTGGCCAGATACATCTGCGGCAGATAGCGGGAATAAAACTCCTGCATGTCTTCAATTTGTTCAAGAATTAGCGTTGCCCAATGCCCGGCTGGTTTTCCTTGTATCCATGCAGGGCCGAGTTCATCAAGCCGATTGAGCACCAAGTGTCTGATTTGCACCCGCACGACTTGGCCACACTTAAAACCAACGCGTTCACGCAGCCAGCTTAAGGCCGAACGTAGCACAATGGCGGCAATCAGTAAGCCGAAAGGCAGCAGGAGAGATTGGCGCGGTACCTGCTCAATAATTAAATCATGCAGCAGTTTCGCCAAGATCCACGACTGAGCGACGATCAGAAGTCCGGATATCAAACCGAGGATCATAGAGATTCGAAGCCAACGGCGGGCCAGCGAACTGCGCTGTTTGAGCCATTGGGTTAATTCGCGTTGTCTGTTTTTATTCATGTGTTGCGATGGTTTCTAAAGCAGATGAAGCGTCGAAAAGAGTGCTGATGACCGGCCTATTTTATCTTTACTCACCGGTTCACGCGTAAGCGCTGATATTACAACGGCCTGCGGGGACATGAAACCAAAGGAAGGTAAATTCTGTTAACAACTGTGGGGGAGTTCAGATAACAAGTGACGATTTGAGTATAAACAGGTGAAAAAATACGGTGGCAACACGATGGTTACTAAAAAATAAGGGCCACCGAAGCAGCCCATATGATTTAAATCGAGATTGATTTATTGATTGGCGGCAGACAGCCCATCCAAATAACGCTCGGCATCAAGCGCCGCCATACAGCCGGTGCCCGCTGAGGTAATGGCCTGACGATAGATATGGTCCATGACGTCACCCGCGGCGAAAACGCCGGGAATGCTGGTTTGGGTGGCGTTGCCGCTCAGGCCAGATTGAACCTTGATATAGTCATTTTCCAGCGCGAGCTGACCTTCAAAAATAGCCGTGTTTGGCTTGTGGCCGATAGCCACAAACAAGCCTGTTACGTTCAGTTCTTCAACGATATCGCTGTCGGTCGCTTTTAAACGTAATCCGTTTACGCCCATGGCATCGCCTTGAACTTCATCCAGCGTGCGGTTGGTGTGCAGCACAATGTTGCCGCTCGCAACTTTGTCCATCATGCGTCCAATCAAGATTTTTTCGGCGCGGAATGTATCACGGCGATGTATCAAGTGAACCTTAGAGGCGATATTAGACAAATAAAGCGCTTCTTCAACTGCGGTATTACCGCCGCCGATCACCGCCACTTCTTGCTGGCGGTAGAAGAAACCATCGCAGGTTGCACAGGCGGACACGCCACGGCCTTTGAACTCTTCTTCAGAAGGCAGGCCGAGATATTGTGCGGAAGCGCCGGTTGCAATAATCAGTGCGTCACAGGTGTATTCCTGAGAATCGCCAAACAGGCGGAATGGACGATTCTGCAAATCGACACGCTGAATGTGGTCAAAAATAATCTCGGTATTAAATTTGGCCGCGTGTTCATGCATACGCTCCATCAGCAGAGGGCCGGTGAGCCCTTCGGGATCGCCAGGCCAGTTTTCGACTTCTGTCGTGGTGGTGAGCTGACCGCCTTTTTCAACGCCGGTAATTAATACAGGGTTCAAGTTAGCGCGTGCCGCGTAGACCGCCGCTGTATATCCCGCAGGGCCTGAGCCCAAGATCAGGAGTTTGCTGTGTTTGACTGTGCCCATGAATTCCTCTTTTCCAATTTTACCGGACAATAACTCGATTGTAGGGAAGTTAGCGCCTGAAAAAAAGTGTGCAAAAAAAATGTTATCAATTTGTTTGATAGTAGCTAGCTATCGATTAGTAAAAATCATGGCAGCAGATAATTTTTTTTAAACCTATTCCGATAACATTCTTGCCGAGAAAGCCCCCTAATAGCGCTTCTTAGCGACGCTTATTCGTCTGTTTTGACGGTTTATTTTGTTGTCGCCTCGAAAGCCTTCTTTAGAATAGTTGGCATGTTCGTCTGATTTTGCTTCTTTTGCTTTGACAATCGCCTGTGCATTTGCGAAAACATGGATGTAGGGAAGAACTTGTCTTTGGTTTTTGTGGCTTGAAAGGCATTTAGCAGAATTTTTATCTGCTTGAAGGCAACAAATAGCCTATTGACCTAAAACAGCGCTTTCTTCCCCTGATGTAATAAATACCGTGTATACGAAAAGAAATGTGTAGTGCTTAGATTGGCTTCAATGAGTGACGTTAGGGATCGTGGTCTTACGATATAACCTCTATGTGCATTGATTTGGAATCAGAGCAAAGCAATTATGCGAGCCCTCGCATGTGAATTAAGTGCAATCTGCGAAAACAGATGAAGTTGAAACCTAGCTTCGGCGGATTTATCCGGTTGTTTTCGTCATCATAAGCAATGGGAATTGCTGATTGACTGCAGGCATGGGGTTTTCGTTTGGGACAAATCCTTAACAAATTGAACTTGTTGAGGGGATGGCGAGCAGGGAAGGATATAAGAGAGACAATAAGATGGCAGACAATAAAAAGCGCCCCGGTAAAGATCTCGACCGTATCGACCGTAACATCCTGAATGAGTTGCAGAAGGATGGACGTATTTCGAACGTTGAGCTTTCAAAGCGAGTTGGTTTATCACCAACTCCATGTTTAGAACGTGTGCGTCGCCTTGAGCGTCAGGGCTTTATTCAAGGCTACACTGCGTTATTGAACCCGCACTATCTGGATGCATCCTTACTGGTATTTGTAGAAATTACCTTGAACCGTGGAGCGCCAGATGTGTTTGAACAGTTCAATACAGCTGTTCAGAAACTGGAAGAAATTCAGGAGTGTCATCTGGTTTCAGGTGATTTCGACTATCTGTTGAAAACACGTGTGCCTGACATGTCCGCTTATCGTAAATTGCTTGGTGAAACCCTGTTACGCCTGCCTGGCGTTAATGACACCCGTACCTACGTGGTTATGGAAGAAGTCAAACAGAGCAATCGCTTGGTTATCAAAACACGATAACGGTAGCAGGTGCAAAACCTGATTAATTTGGTTACACTCCTGTGTATCTATACAGTTTCAACGCCGAGGGTAGACTCTCTCGGCGTTGTTATTGGTATGAGTTTTACTGAAATATAATATTACGTGGCAATGCGTTGTTCTAAAGCGGCAATAGGCAATAATAGTGCTATGGTGAAAAACAGGAACCTGGAGAGCCTTTCTTGAGCCAGGAATACACAGAAGAGAAGGACGTTACTCTCAAACGAATGAGCAGTGGACGTCGGTTATACGAGGCGTTACTCATCGTAGTAGCGTTGTTTTCTATTTATCTTATGGTTTCGTTGCTGAGTTTTGACCCCTCGGATCCGAGTTGGTCACAAACGGCATGGCACGAACCGATCAATAATATCGGCGGCGGCGCAGGAGCATGGCTGGCTGATACCTTATTCTTCGTTTTCGGAGTGATGGGCTACGCCATTCCTCCCGTCATTATCGTTTTGTGCTGGTTTGCGTATCGCAAACGCGACGATAGTGGCTATGTCGATTATTTCTCTATTTCGCTCAAGCTTATCGGTATGTTGGCATTGGTGCTGGCATCGTGTGGCTTAGCGTCGCTGAACGTCGACGACCTTTACTATTTCGCCTCAGGCGGCGTGATTGGTAGCCTTCTCGCGAATGGCGTTATTCCTTTGCTGGGTAGCGTTGGCGGAACACTGCTTTTATTGGGCGTTTGGGCGGTAGGTTTGACGCTGTTTACCGGCTGGTCTTGGCTGACGATTGCTGAAAAAATCGGTGGTGTTCTTCTCGGCGGCATGACGTTTATGAGTAATCGTTCTCGCCGCGATCGGGATGATGACTACGACTATGAAGAAGATAGCCGAGAAGTCGTTGCAGCCGAGCGTGAACGTTCAGAAGGTGAGGGCGCAGATGATGATGTCTTGCTTAATACCTCCGCCGCTGAAGACGATGACGATATTCTCTTGGCTAAACCAGTCAAACAGCCTGTTGAAACGCCTGTTGCTGATGTAGATGCAGAAGACGACGATCCTTTATTGGGTAAACTCCGTCCATTGCACGAAGCTGAGAGCTCGCTGAATGATGTGGCTCAGCCCGCAGTTACACCTACGATGGCTCCAACTGCCGCGGTTTCTGCCGTTGGGGCAGCGGTTGCCGCCGCTCAGCCGGTGGTTTCTGCTGCAACTCAGCCGATGACTTTCAGTGCCTCAGAGCCAGAACCTGTGGCGGAAATCAAGCCGAGCATGCCTCCGCTTTATTCCTTTGAAGTGCCCGAAGATAGACCGTCTAACGTGGCCAATCATTCATCGCGCCCAACGCGCTCTGCTTGGGATGATGAAGGTCCACGAATTGGCAGTTTTGAGCCTGAAACGCCTGCATCACAAACAGGAACATCTTCATCGGGAATGAATTTCTCGGCCTCGCATTTTGATCGCGATGAGTCGCCTGCGACGCCATACATTAATCCTGGCCTATCGTCAGATGCGGTTCCGTTTGGCGCGGCCTCGCGTAACGATGTTGTTCCTGCAACCGTATCAACGGCCGCTGCCGCGGGCTCAATGTTTATGCCTGCGTTTAGCGCAACCGAAGACAGCAGCTTGCAGG harbors:
- the cydC gene encoding heme ABC transporter ATP-binding protein/permease CydC, which encodes MRVLLPFLALYRRHWFLISLGVVLAIVTLLASIGLLMLSGWFLAASALAGLAGLMTFNYMLPAAGVRGAAIIRTAGRYAERVVSHDATFRVLSHLRVFTFSKILPLSPGAIARFRQAELLNRLVADVDTLDHLYLRVISPLISAIVVIVVVTAGLSWFDPTLAITLGGIMLLLLFCLPLGFYQAGKPVGIALTELRADYRTLLITWVAGQAELAIYGAADRFRQALDAKERQWQQQQQRQASLTGAAQALMILASGLTFTLMLWLAAGGVGHYAQPGALIALFVFSSLAAFEALAPVAGAFQHLGQVTASATRVAQMIDQKPEVTFPLSGPALSEQIAVNIDHVSFSYPNQPVSVLNDISLSVQPGEKIALLGRTGCGKSTLLQLITRAWDCSQGEIRLNDMPLPAFDEATLRQATGVVSQRVHVFSSTLRDNLKIANDQATDLELKTVLEQVGLGKLLEDTGLNAWLGDGGRPLSGGEQRRLGIARALLHRSPLLLLDEPTEGLDADTEKQILELIMQHCQHKTLILITHRLQGLDKMDRVCVMENGQIVEQGHHAKLLEEKGRYYQLCQRL
- the cydD gene encoding heme ABC transporter permease/ATP-binding protein CydD, which gives rise to MNKNRQRELTQWLKQRSSLARRWLRISMILGLISGLLIVAQSWILAKLLHDLIIEQVPRQSLLLPFGLLIAAIVLRSALSWLRERVGFKCGQVVRVQIRHLVLNRLDELGPAWIQGKPAGHWATLILEQIEDMQEFYSRYLPQMYLATLIPLLILITVFPINWAAGMILLVTAPLIPLFMALVGMGAADANRRNFLALGRLSGNFLDRLRGLDTLRLFNRAAAETDNIRRSSEDFRSRTMEVLRMAFLSSAVLEFFTSISIAVVAVYFGFSYLGELNFGSYGTSVTLFAGFLVLILAPEFFQPLRDLGTFYHAKAQAVGAAESLVTFLAEDAESPTQGQGQEQLTGTHSVSIVASELEVLSPQGKVLAGPLTFSIDAGQRIALVGFSGAGKSSLINVLLGFLPYRGSLLVDGKELRELTPASWRQLLGWVGQNPNLPETTLRANVLLGAPHATETQLTTALERTHVTEFLPLLNAGVDTEIGEGAARLSVGQAQRVAVARALLRPCRLLLLDEPTASLDAHSEQLVMQALSEASHQQTTLMVTHQLDDVSTYDQIWVMDNGKLVQRGAYAELSQQKGPFADLLATRSKEL
- the trxB gene encoding thioredoxin-disulfide reductase produces the protein MGTVKHSKLLILGSGPAGYTAAVYAARANLNPVLITGVEKGGQLTTTTEVENWPGDPEGLTGPLLMERMHEHAAKFNTEIIFDHIQRVDLQNRPFRLFGDSQEYTCDALIIATGASAQYLGLPSEEEFKGRGVSACATCDGFFYRQQEVAVIGGGNTAVEEALYLSNIASKVHLIHRRDTFRAEKILIGRMMDKVASGNIVLHTNRTLDEVQGDAMGVNGLRLKATDSDIVEELNVTGLFVAIGHKPNTAIFEGQLALENDYIKVQSGLSGNATQTSIPGVFAAGDVMDHIYRQAITSAGTGCMAALDAERYLDGLSAANQ
- the lrp gene encoding leucine-responsive transcriptional regulator Lrp, encoding MADNKKRPGKDLDRIDRNILNELQKDGRISNVELSKRVGLSPTPCLERVRRLERQGFIQGYTALLNPHYLDASLLVFVEITLNRGAPDVFEQFNTAVQKLEEIQECHLVSGDFDYLLKTRVPDMSAYRKLLGETLLRLPGVNDTRTYVVMEEVKQSNRLVIKTR